The following proteins are encoded in a genomic region of Bacillus sp. FJAT-22090:
- the kynU gene encoding kynureninase, translated as MDITLEYARKLDKQDILKHYRDEFYLLPNILYMDGNSLGLLSKRAEQSLLSILDSWKKYGIDGWTQGEHPWFYFSETLSEMCAPLVGALKEEVMITGSTTTNLHQLVASFYHPHGKRTKILVDELNFPSDLYAISSQLSLHGYNPEEHMKFVKSRDGNTLLEEDIIESMTDDIALIVLPSVLYRSGQILNLKALTKAAHERNIIIGFDLCHSIGSVPHNLDDWDVDFAFWCNYKHLNGGPGAVGGLFVNQKHFGKRPGLAGWFGSHKEKQFDLAIEMSPASDAGAYQIGTPNILSAAPLYGSLQMFAEVGIDAIRSKSLTLTDYMMFLIKEELRDFQFNIANPVDHERRGGHIYLVHEEAARICKALKDHRVIPDFRSPNGIRLAPVALYNSFEDVWNTMQILKKIMTEETYKKYENKRDVVA; from the coding sequence ATGGATATTACATTGGAATATGCGAGGAAATTAGATAAACAGGATATATTAAAACACTATCGAGATGAATTTTATTTGCTGCCAAATATCTTGTATATGGATGGGAATTCCTTGGGTTTATTGTCTAAAAGAGCGGAGCAGTCGCTGTTATCTATACTTGATTCATGGAAAAAATACGGAATAGATGGGTGGACACAAGGTGAGCATCCTTGGTTTTATTTTTCGGAAACGTTGAGTGAAATGTGTGCACCGCTTGTTGGAGCATTGAAAGAAGAAGTGATGATTACAGGTTCAACTACTACGAATTTACATCAGTTAGTTGCTAGTTTCTATCATCCCCATGGAAAACGGACTAAAATATTGGTGGATGAATTGAACTTCCCTTCTGATTTGTATGCCATTAGTAGTCAGTTATCGTTGCATGGATATAACCCAGAAGAACATATGAAGTTCGTGAAAAGCCGTGATGGGAATACTCTACTAGAAGAAGACATAATAGAATCGATGACAGACGATATAGCTCTAATCGTGTTACCAAGTGTGCTGTATCGGAGTGGACAAATATTAAATTTGAAAGCGCTTACTAAAGCTGCGCACGAACGAAATATTATCATTGGATTTGATCTATGTCACTCTATTGGATCTGTCCCTCACAATTTGGATGATTGGGATGTAGACTTTGCGTTTTGGTGTAATTATAAGCATTTAAATGGAGGACCAGGTGCAGTTGGGGGATTGTTCGTGAATCAGAAGCATTTTGGAAAGAGACCTGGACTCGCAGGTTGGTTCGGCTCCCATAAAGAGAAGCAGTTTGACCTGGCAATAGAAATGTCACCGGCATCAGATGCAGGTGCATATCAAATTGGGACACCGAATATATTAAGTGCTGCCCCATTATATGGTTCGTTACAAATGTTTGCGGAGGTCGGTATAGATGCTATTCGTAGCAAGTCATTAACTCTAACTGATTATATGATGTTTTTAATAAAGGAAGAGTTAAGGGATTTTCAATTTAACATTGCCAATCCAGTCGACCATGAGCGTAGAGGGGGACATATTTATCTTGTTCATGAAGAGGCAGCTCGCATTTGTAAGGCATTAAAAGATCACCGGGTTATTCCTGATTTTCGCTCGCCAAATGGCATCCGTCTAGCACCTGTTGCATTGTATAACTCTTTTGAAGATGTGTGGAATACTATGCAGATTTTGAAGAAAATCATGACAGAAGAAACGTATAAAAAGTACGAAAACAAGCGTGATGTTGTTGCATAA
- the kynA gene encoding tryptophan 2,3-dioxygenase — protein MPEDISRLHEKLDDEKGIHTDFQDDMTYGEYLQLDMILSSQKRLSGHHDEMLFIIIHQVSELWMKLILHELTSAIQAIQEDKMQAAFKMLARVTKIQTQIIQAWDVLSTLTPAEYLEFRDKLGKASGFQSFQYRQIEFALGYKTKFILKIYEKDSKLYNELEKAYHSPSIYDVAIQALAKAGFNLNPAAVNRDYSVTYGGDETVAEAWKEVYQNVDQYWDLYQLAEKLVDIEDWLQQWRFRHMKTVERIIGFKTGTGGSSGVNYLRKVLDHRFFPELWDLRTSL, from the coding sequence ATGCCGGAGGATATTTCGAGGCTGCATGAAAAGCTAGATGATGAAAAAGGGATTCATACGGACTTTCAAGATGATATGACCTATGGAGAATATTTACAGCTAGATATGATATTGTCCAGTCAAAAACGATTGTCCGGTCATCATGATGAAATGTTATTTATTATTATTCATCAAGTTAGTGAGCTTTGGATGAAGTTGATCTTACATGAATTGACTAGTGCCATTCAAGCGATACAAGAAGATAAGATGCAAGCCGCCTTTAAAATGCTGGCTCGAGTAACAAAGATTCAGACACAGATAATTCAAGCTTGGGATGTGCTCTCGACATTAACACCAGCTGAGTATTTAGAGTTTCGCGATAAACTCGGTAAAGCATCTGGTTTTCAATCCTTTCAGTACCGCCAAATTGAATTTGCACTTGGTTATAAAACAAAGTTTATTCTTAAAATTTATGAGAAAGATTCAAAGTTATACAATGAGCTCGAAAAAGCATATCACTCACCTAGTATTTATGATGTGGCAATTCAAGCATTAGCAAAAGCTGGGTTCAATTTGAACCCAGCTGCTGTAAATAGAGATTATTCCGTTACATATGGAGGAGACGAGACAGTCGCAGAGGCATGGAAAGAAGTATATCAAAACGTGGACCAGTATTGGGATCTGTACCAATTAGCAGAAAAACTCGTGGATATAGAGGATTGGCTACAGCAATGGCGCTTCCGACATATGAAAACGGTAGAACGTATTATTGGCTTTAAAACTGGAACCGGTGGATCCTCAGGAGTAAATTATTTACGTAAAGTATTAGATCATCGTTTTTTCCCAGAGCTCTGGGATTTAAGAACAAGTTTATAA
- the kynB gene encoding arylformamidase codes for MEKRWIDISQSFSNNIGTWPGDTPFQFELAFSKEQTGSVNIGRFTTSVHTGTHADAPYHFDNDAPTIEQLDIHIYIGRAKVVDVTGLESIGRDELQSFELEGVERLLLKTTKHVNVEQFPTSIMVLKEDIGAFLQEKGIILIGVDCPSVDALDDKELRVHHALYRHGVHILENLFLQDVTPGDYELIALPLKIQGADGSPVRAVLRQI; via the coding sequence ATGGAGAAACGCTGGATAGACATCTCACAGTCGTTTTCAAATAATATTGGTACTTGGCCAGGAGATACACCTTTTCAGTTTGAACTAGCTTTCTCGAAGGAACAGACAGGTTCAGTTAATATTGGTCGTTTTACAACAAGTGTGCATACTGGGACACATGCGGATGCACCTTATCACTTTGACAATGACGCACCTACGATTGAGCAGTTAGACATCCATATTTATATTGGTCGTGCCAAAGTAGTTGACGTCACAGGATTGGAATCAATTGGTCGAGATGAATTGCAGTCATTTGAGTTAGAAGGGGTAGAACGCTTACTATTAAAAACTACTAAACATGTTAATGTGGAGCAATTTCCAACTAGTATTATGGTATTAAAAGAGGATATTGGTGCATTCTTGCAGGAGAAAGGAATTATTTTAATTGGCGTCGATTGTCCTTCTGTTGATGCATTAGACGATAAAGAATTACGTGTGCACCATGCACTTTATCGTCATGGTGTTCATATTCTAGAAAATTTATTTTTACAAGATGTCACTCCGGGGGATTATGAACTGATTGCCTTGCCTCTAAAGATTCAAGGAGCCGATGGCAGTCCCGTTCGAGCCGTGCTGAGACAGATATAA
- a CDS encoding class I SAM-dependent methyltransferase, translating to MNDYYGELCTQIYESDKSFADGKELEFYLSFVKEKNMKVLEPMCGNGRMLLPFLQRGIDIEGFDISEAMLKVCKEKGKKVNLNPPVTLGKIEEFQSPNKYDLIIIPFGSFSLLPDHLVADSLANMKSMLTEDGKLLLTIMTNRGKFNDFPEWRETNRKQYDIGDIVEYKQEHYDSESKLLKIKLKYQLVKDEQIEKTELMDFPIRLYELGEIENILKSNGFNQIILHEVKDGYGIGSTFDVYECV from the coding sequence ATGAACGATTATTACGGAGAGCTGTGTACACAAATTTACGAAAGTGATAAGTCATTTGCAGACGGGAAAGAACTCGAGTTTTATCTATCTTTTGTGAAGGAAAAGAACATGAAAGTATTAGAACCAATGTGTGGTAATGGAAGAATGCTACTTCCTTTTCTGCAAAGAGGAATCGATATTGAAGGATTTGATATTTCAGAAGCAATGCTGAAGGTTTGTAAGGAAAAAGGTAAAAAGGTAAATCTGAATCCTCCAGTAACTCTTGGAAAAATAGAGGAATTTCAAAGTCCTAACAAATATGATTTAATCATTATTCCTTTTGGTTCGTTTTCTCTTTTGCCTGATCATTTAGTAGCCGATAGTCTTGCAAATATGAAATCTATGTTAACAGAAGACGGTAAGTTACTTTTAACGATTATGACAAACAGAGGGAAATTTAATGATTTCCCCGAATGGAGGGAAACAAATCGAAAGCAGTATGACATCGGAGACATTGTGGAATATAAGCAGGAGCATTATGATTCAGAAAGCAAGCTGCTAAAAATTAAGTTGAAGTACCAATTAGTAAAAGATGAACAGATAGAAAAAACAGAACTGATGGATTTCCCTATCCGTCTTTACGAACTAGGAGAAATTGAAAATATTCTTAAGTCAAACGGATTTAATCAAATTATTCTACACGAAGTAAAAGACGGTTATGGAATTGGTAGCACGTTTGATGTATATGAGTGTGTTTGA
- the fabZ gene encoding 3-hydroxyacyl-ACP dehydratase FabZ — protein sequence MLDTQKIMDIIRHRYPFLLVDKILELDEGKRAVGIKNVTANEEFFKGHFPGYPVMPGVLIVEALAQVSAVVMLTKEGNEGRLGLLAGIDNCRFKKQVKPGDQLRLEVEITRLKGPIGKGKGIATVDGELVCESELIFAFGN from the coding sequence ATGTTAGACACACAAAAAATCATGGATATAATAAGACACCGCTATCCCTTTCTATTAGTGGATAAGATATTGGAATTGGATGAAGGAAAACGAGCAGTGGGCATTAAAAACGTGACAGCAAATGAAGAATTTTTCAAGGGCCACTTTCCAGGTTACCCTGTCATGCCAGGAGTATTAATTGTAGAAGCTTTAGCTCAAGTAAGTGCAGTAGTAATGCTAACGAAAGAAGGGAATGAAGGAAGATTAGGGCTTTTAGCAGGCATTGATAATTGCCGTTTTAAAAAGCAGGTCAAACCAGGAGATCAGCTACGATTGGAAGTTGAAATTACTCGCCTAAAGGGACCTATTGGCAAAGGAAAAGGAATTGCTACGGTCGATGGTGAATTAGTATGTGAATCAGAGTTAATTTTTGCATTCGGAAATTAG
- a CDS encoding protoporphyrinogen oxidase: protein MKKVVVVGGGITGLSTMHYLQRLKIEKALDVDLVLVEAHDYLGGKIHSVSADGFIMETGADSIVARNKGVLPLVEELKLQEKLVYNETGISYIYTNNELHAIPADTVFGIPTSEESLESSTLVSDEGKEEALKDLDSPNENFTKESSVGSFLEHFLGKELVEKQIAPVLSGVYSGRLDDLTISSTLPYLIDYKNEYGSIIKGLEAHKEQFAAAANKKFISFKGGLSTLINRLEEELRECTILKGVHTEKVTKKEAGYEVLLENGETIEADFVVLTTPHDVTQRILQEHDLDVDFNKLKNSSLISIYLGFDIPDEQLPADGTGFIVSENSDVKCNACTWTSRKWKHTSAKGNLLVRMFYKSSNPVFESMKHMSEEELVEVALQDIDKSLKLNGKPQVVEVTKWNDLMPNYHMEHGEAIKSLNQKLSSMLPNVVLAGCSYYGVGIGACIKNGKETAQLISERI, encoded by the coding sequence TTGAAAAAAGTAGTTGTGGTTGGTGGAGGAATTACAGGACTTTCTACGATGCATTATTTACAAAGACTTAAGATAGAAAAAGCATTAGATGTAGATTTAGTTTTAGTGGAAGCACATGATTATTTGGGTGGTAAAATTCATTCGGTAAGTGCAGATGGCTTTATAATGGAAACTGGTGCGGATTCAATCGTTGCACGTAACAAAGGAGTCTTGCCTCTAGTAGAAGAGCTAAAACTGCAAGAAAAGCTCGTTTATAATGAAACAGGTATTTCCTATATATATACGAACAATGAATTACATGCAATCCCTGCAGATACGGTATTTGGGATTCCAACAAGTGAAGAATCTTTAGAAAGTAGTACGTTGGTTTCAGATGAGGGTAAGGAAGAAGCATTGAAAGATCTTGATTCCCCTAACGAAAACTTTACGAAAGAGAGTTCTGTCGGCTCATTTTTAGAGCATTTCTTAGGGAAAGAGTTAGTGGAGAAGCAAATTGCCCCTGTGTTGTCCGGAGTGTATTCAGGGAGACTAGATGATCTCACTATTTCTTCCACATTACCTTATTTGATTGACTATAAAAACGAATACGGCAGCATCATTAAAGGATTAGAAGCCCATAAAGAACAGTTCGCAGCAGCTGCAAATAAAAAATTCATCTCGTTTAAAGGTGGACTTTCTACTTTAATCAATCGCTTGGAAGAAGAATTGAGAGAATGTACGATTTTAAAGGGAGTACATACGGAGAAAGTAACGAAGAAAGAAGCGGGATACGAGGTTTTATTAGAAAATGGAGAGACAATAGAAGCAGATTTTGTTGTATTAACTACTCCGCATGATGTGACTCAGCGTATTTTGCAAGAACATGATTTAGACGTGGATTTTAATAAATTGAAAAATTCCTCATTAATTAGTATTTATCTTGGTTTTGATATTCCAGATGAACAGCTACCAGCTGATGGAACTGGTTTTATCGTTTCGGAAAACAGTGACGTGAAATGTAATGCTTGTACTTGGACTAGCCGAAAATGGAAGCATACATCTGCAAAGGGTAATTTACTAGTACGAATGTTTTACAAAAGCTCCAATCCAGTTTTTGAAAGCATGAAGCATATGAGTGAAGAAGAGCTAGTGGAAGTAGCTTTACAGGATATTGACAAGAGCCTGAAACTAAACGGCAAGCCTCAAGTTGTGGAAGTAACTAAATGGAACGATTTAATGCCAAACTATCATATGGAGCACGGAGAAGCGATAAAATCATTAAATCAGAAATTATCATCTATGCTTCCAAATGTAGTTCTTGCTGGATGCTCGTATTATGGAGTTGGTATTGGCGCTTGCATTAAAAATGGAAAAGAGACCGCACAATTAATTTCTGAGAGAATTTAA
- a CDS encoding nuclease-related domain-containing protein — protein sequence MIVKTRAHEYSYIALESLDRRLPKMHDMKELIHSKMQMAKAGIYGEERMDGIFQKYSFPFQYLVLQDVSLESYGKFQIDSVFLTQYFAVVLESKNISGSLQFKKNPSQLERENEEGKVDVFESPEVQIERNIYLLEDWLRLQGVSIPVHGVIVLTNSRVKVVEPSIKYPTILYSTIPVFLRNMTREKVCLEVPAMHELAEKMVACHQVYFPFPLCSRWSINPNDLLTGVFCEKCETHGMLKKKNGWTCLRCGHVDRLAHEKAIRDWFMLVGENINNRQCRYFLRLNSYHVASRLLKSMDLVRGGSSKNTIVYKWKW from the coding sequence ATGATTGTAAAAACTCGAGCGCATGAGTATAGCTATATAGCTTTGGAGTCATTAGATAGACGTTTACCAAAAATGCACGACATGAAAGAGTTGATTCACTCTAAAATGCAAATGGCTAAGGCAGGAATATATGGGGAAGAAAGAATGGATGGAATTTTTCAGAAATATTCTTTTCCGTTCCAATACTTGGTGTTGCAAGATGTGAGTTTAGAATCGTACGGCAAGTTTCAAATAGATTCGGTATTTTTGACACAATACTTTGCAGTGGTATTAGAGAGTAAAAATATAAGTGGAAGTTTGCAGTTTAAGAAAAATCCTTCCCAGCTTGAACGAGAGAATGAAGAGGGTAAAGTCGATGTATTTGAAAGTCCAGAAGTACAGATTGAACGGAATATATATTTACTTGAAGATTGGTTAAGATTGCAAGGTGTGAGTATTCCTGTTCATGGTGTAATCGTGTTGACGAATTCAAGGGTGAAGGTAGTGGAGCCATCCATCAAATATCCAACGATACTTTATTCGACGATTCCAGTATTTTTGCGGAATATGACTCGAGAGAAAGTATGTCTAGAAGTGCCAGCAATGCATGAATTGGCAGAGAAAATGGTTGCGTGTCATCAAGTGTACTTTCCATTTCCACTGTGCAGTCGATGGAGCATTAATCCAAATGATTTGCTGACAGGGGTCTTTTGTGAAAAGTGTGAGACGCATGGAATGCTTAAAAAGAAAAACGGCTGGACTTGTTTACGTTGTGGCCACGTAGATCGCTTGGCGCATGAGAAGGCGATTCGTGATTGGTTTATGCTAGTCGGGGAAAATATTAATAATCGGCAATGTAGATATTTTCTTCGGTTGAATTCCTATCATGTTGCATCAAGATTACTTAAATCTATGGATTTAGTGAGGGGTGGTTCATCAAAAAACACTATAGTTTATAAGTGGAAATGGTGA
- a CDS encoding bifunctional homocysteine S-methyltransferase/methylenetetrahydrofolate reductase, with protein MGLLEKLQTNVLTADGAMGTLLYSYGIDYCNEELNIQKPEIIEKIHQDYIVAGADIIQTNTYGANAIKLARYGLENQMKEINEAAIQIAKRVAAPGGQFVLGTIGGIRGIRKSDATIDEIIETVNQQATQLLSGNPDGILLETYYDFEELSATVTHLRKLTDTPIIAQVSMHEPGILQNGLSLNDALHQLEALGASIVGVNCRLGPHHTIQAFEGVTLPEKAFLSAYPNASLLDVEDGRIVYESEADYFGKAALYLREAGVRLIGGCCGTTPKHIEAVKKRIGTLPPITNKIVTPRKPIIIQEAEPTVNQPLHEKAKTERTIIVELDTPRHLDTTTFMEGAEKLNAAGIDAVTMADNSLASPRISNMAMGSMLKLQNNIRPLAHITCRDRNLIGLQSHLMGLDALGIHDILAVTGDPTKIGDFPGATSVYDVSSLELLQLIKQLNEGVSFSGKSLRKKANFSVAAAFNPNVRVLDRAVKRLEKKIECGADYFITQPVYSKEKMEEIYEATKHLSTPIFLGIMPLTNSRNSEFLHNEVPGIKLSDEVLERMRACGEDKERSTAEGIQIAKELIDTAAELFNGIYIITPFFRVDMSLELIRHIKEIDGKKARENSYVQTSN; from the coding sequence ATGGGTTTATTAGAGAAGCTGCAAACGAATGTTTTGACTGCTGACGGAGCGATGGGGACACTGCTTTATTCATATGGAATTGATTATTGTAACGAAGAATTAAACATCCAGAAGCCAGAGATTATTGAGAAAATTCACCAGGACTATATAGTTGCAGGCGCGGATATCATTCAGACGAATACGTATGGTGCAAATGCGATTAAACTGGCGCGGTACGGACTAGAAAATCAAATGAAAGAAATCAATGAAGCGGCGATCCAAATCGCAAAAAGAGTAGCTGCGCCTGGTGGTCAATTTGTGCTTGGTACGATTGGTGGTATACGCGGTATTCGGAAGAGTGATGCGACTATTGATGAAATTATCGAAACGGTTAATCAACAAGCTACCCAACTACTATCAGGAAATCCGGATGGAATATTACTAGAAACGTACTATGATTTTGAAGAGCTTTCCGCAACGGTTACGCATCTAAGAAAGCTGACAGATACACCGATCATTGCACAAGTGTCGATGCATGAGCCAGGTATCTTGCAAAACGGTTTATCGCTAAATGATGCATTACATCAACTAGAGGCATTAGGAGCAAGTATTGTAGGAGTCAATTGTCGACTTGGTCCTCATCATACAATTCAAGCATTCGAAGGGGTGACGCTACCAGAAAAAGCATTTCTGTCTGCTTATCCAAATGCAAGTTTACTTGATGTAGAGGATGGCCGTATTGTTTACGAATCTGAGGCAGATTATTTTGGAAAAGCAGCGTTATACCTTCGCGAAGCAGGAGTTCGTTTAATAGGGGGTTGCTGTGGGACAACACCAAAGCATATTGAAGCCGTGAAAAAAAGAATTGGAACTCTACCTCCAATTACAAATAAAATAGTTACGCCTAGAAAGCCAATAATCATTCAGGAAGCAGAACCAACCGTCAATCAACCACTACATGAAAAAGCAAAAACCGAAAGAACAATCATCGTGGAACTAGATACTCCACGCCATTTAGACACTACTACTTTTATGGAAGGTGCAGAGAAGCTGAATGCAGCTGGAATTGATGCAGTAACGATGGCAGATAACTCACTTGCATCTCCTCGTATTAGCAATATGGCGATGGGCTCGATGTTAAAATTGCAAAATAATATTCGTCCTCTAGCTCATATTACATGTCGTGACCGCAATTTGATTGGCTTACAGTCACATTTAATGGGTCTGGATGCACTTGGAATTCATGATATATTGGCTGTTACAGGTGATCCGACCAAAATAGGAGATTTTCCTGGAGCAACCAGTGTATATGACGTATCAAGTTTAGAGTTACTCCAATTAATTAAACAGCTAAATGAAGGTGTTTCCTTCTCAGGAAAATCGCTTCGAAAAAAAGCCAACTTCTCTGTGGCAGCTGCCTTTAATCCCAACGTTCGCGTACTGGATCGTGCTGTTAAAAGACTAGAGAAGAAAATAGAGTGTGGAGCTGATTATTTCATTACCCAGCCCGTTTATTCAAAAGAAAAAATGGAGGAAATCTATGAAGCGACGAAACACTTGTCCACTCCTATTTTCCTTGGAATTATGCCTCTTACAAATAGTCGTAATTCTGAGTTCCTGCACAATGAAGTGCCAGGTATTAAATTATCAGATGAAGTGTTAGAACGCATGCGTGCTTGTGGTGAAGATAAAGAGCGTTCTACTGCGGAAGGTATACAAATTGCAAAAGAGCTTATTGACACTGCAGCGGAGTTATTTAATGGAATTTACATCATTACGCCATTTTTCCGTGTGGATATGTCGCTTGAATTGATTCGCCATATTAAAGAGATTGACGGAAAGAAAGCGAGAGAAAACAGTTATGTCCAAACATCTAATTGA